The Candidatus Methylomirabilota bacterium genome has a window encoding:
- a CDS encoding ABC transporter permease, translated as MSRGLPFELFLGLRYLRSAGQRANLSLFVWIGVGGVFLGVAALILVLAVMTGFQDSIRDKIIEANPHLLIFQAGTPGLEDAAAVAERVRTVPGVRAATPFVLQQALFTTSGGSAHGGLIRGVDLTNPVALADLRTHLRSGSVEPLQAGEGALVLGGEMARVLGVITGDPVTVISPKGALTAVGLVPKMRRYTVAGIVELGMHEYDATLAFMSLPRAQEFAGLGTAVSGIDVKLHDPFDAKRVGALIAARLGLPYWIRDWMDMNRNLFAALQLEKLALFVIVTIIVLVAAFAIIGHLVLLVADKRKEIGILKAIGASGSMITAVFLAVGMSIGLVGTVAGAAVGLALIWVQNTYKIIRLAGDVYQIDYLLMKLTWPDFLLVVGATLILSFLATILPARRAGALAPVDVLRYE; from the coding sequence GTGAGCCGCGGCCTGCCCTTCGAGCTGTTCCTCGGCCTGCGTTATCTCCGCTCGGCCGGACAACGCGCCAACCTCTCACTGTTCGTGTGGATCGGGGTCGGTGGTGTCTTCCTGGGTGTCGCCGCCCTCATCCTGGTGCTGGCCGTGATGACCGGCTTCCAGGACTCGATTCGCGACAAGATCATCGAGGCCAATCCCCACCTGCTCATCTTTCAGGCCGGCACTCCGGGCCTGGAGGACGCCGCCGCCGTCGCCGAGCGGGTGCGCACCGTCCCGGGAGTACGCGCGGCGACGCCCTTCGTCCTGCAGCAAGCCCTCTTCACCACCAGCGGTGGGAGCGCCCATGGCGGCCTGATCCGCGGCGTGGACCTCACGAATCCCGTCGCCCTCGCCGACCTGCGCACCCACCTGCGCAGCGGGAGCGTCGAGCCGTTGCAGGCGGGGGAGGGCGCGCTGGTGCTGGGCGGTGAGATGGCCCGGGTGCTCGGGGTGATCACCGGCGATCCCGTCACCGTGATCTCCCCCAAGGGCGCGCTGACCGCGGTCGGCCTCGTGCCGAAGATGCGGCGCTATACGGTGGCCGGCATCGTGGAACTGGGGATGCACGAGTACGATGCGACGCTGGCCTTCATGAGCCTGCCCCGGGCCCAGGAGTTTGCCGGCCTGGGCACGGCGGTCAGCGGGATCGACGTGAAGCTCCACGATCCCTTCGACGCCAAGCGGGTGGGCGCGCTGATCGCCGCCCGGCTCGGGTTGCCCTACTGGATCCGCGACTGGATGGACATGAACCGCAACCTGTTCGCGGCCCTGCAGCTGGAGAAGCTCGCCCTGTTCGTCATCGTGACGATCATCGTCCTGGTGGCCGCCTTCGCCATCATCGGCCACCTCGTGCTGCTGGTCGCCGACAAGCGCAAGGAGATCGGCATCCTCAAGGCCATCGGGGCCTCGGGGTCCATGATCACGGCGGTGTTCCTGGCCGTGGGGATGAGCATCGGCCTGGTGGGAACGGTGGCCGGGGCCGCGGTGGGACTGGCGCTCATCTGGGTGCAGAACACGTACAAGATCATCCGGTTGGCCGGCGACGTGTACCAGATCGACTATCTGCTCATGAAGCTGACCTGGCCGGACTTCCTCCTGGTAGTGGGAGCCACGCTGATCCTCTCGTTCCTGGCCACCATCCTGCCGGCGCGGCGCGCCGGCGCCCTGGCCCCCGTCGATGTGCTGCGCTACGAGTAG
- the lysS gene encoding lysine--tRNA ligase → MSQRHEKLESLRKRGIDPFGERFVVTHQAQQLHEQFASAKDEELKAAGSVSVAGRVMALRHHGKTCFAHLQDSSGRIQLYARADQLGEAYSLFTDLDLGDFIGVTGEPFRTRTGELTVAVGRLQFLTKALRPLPEKWHGLRDVETRYRRRYVDLIVNRDVRRIFVLRSRIIKALRDFFDARGFIEVETPMMQPIPGGAIARPFKTHHNALDMDLYLRIAPELYLKRLIVAGFERVYEINRNFRNEGVSTQHNPEFTMLEFYQAYADYQDLMRLTEEMFVALTQAVGEGPTLRWGEHEIDLRPPWRRLGFFAGLSQALGMDVSTETDPARVAQAAAARGITVDAAPAPWRLWKEVFETLVEPSLVQPTFVMDFPVELSPLAKKKRDNSRLVDRFELFIGQREMANAYSELNDPIDQMSRFREQASLLARGDEEAHWLDEDYVRALEYGMPPTAGEGIGIDRLVMLFANQPSIREVVLFPHLRPEAGRPADEDEA, encoded by the coding sequence ATGAGCCAGCGCCACGAGAAGCTCGAGAGCTTGCGCAAGCGAGGGATCGACCCCTTCGGGGAGCGGTTCGTCGTGACGCATCAGGCCCAGCAACTGCACGAGCAGTTCGCCTCGGCCAAGGACGAAGAGCTGAAAGCCGCCGGTTCGGTCAGCGTGGCCGGACGCGTCATGGCCCTGCGCCACCATGGCAAGACCTGCTTCGCGCATCTTCAAGACTCCAGCGGGCGCATCCAGCTCTACGCGCGGGCCGATCAGCTCGGCGAGGCCTACTCGCTGTTCACGGATCTCGACCTGGGCGACTTCATCGGCGTCACCGGCGAGCCCTTCCGCACCCGTACGGGCGAGCTCACGGTCGCCGTCGGACGCCTGCAGTTCCTGACCAAGGCCTTGCGCCCGCTGCCCGAGAAATGGCATGGCCTGCGCGACGTCGAGACACGCTACCGGCGTCGCTACGTCGACCTCATCGTCAACCGCGACGTCCGCCGGATCTTCGTGCTCCGCTCGCGCATCATCAAGGCGTTGCGCGACTTTTTCGACGCCCGGGGGTTCATCGAGGTCGAGACGCCGATGATGCAACCCATTCCGGGTGGTGCCATCGCGCGACCGTTCAAGACGCACCACAACGCCCTGGACATGGATCTCTACCTCCGCATCGCTCCCGAGCTCTACCTCAAGCGGCTCATCGTGGCCGGGTTCGAGCGCGTGTACGAGATCAACCGAAACTTTCGGAACGAGGGTGTCTCCACCCAGCACAACCCCGAGTTCACGATGCTGGAGTTCTATCAGGCCTATGCCGATTACCAGGATCTGATGCGGCTCACCGAGGAGATGTTCGTGGCTCTCACCCAGGCCGTAGGGGAAGGACCGACGCTCCGGTGGGGAGAGCACGAGATCGACCTCCGGCCGCCGTGGCGGCGCCTGGGGTTCTTCGCGGGGCTGTCCCAGGCGCTGGGAATGGACGTGAGCACCGAGACGGACCCGGCCCGGGTGGCCCAAGCGGCGGCGGCCCGCGGCATCACCGTCGACGCTGCGCCGGCGCCCTGGCGGCTGTGGAAAGAGGTCTTCGAGACGCTCGTGGAGCCTTCCCTCGTCCAGCCGACCTTCGTCATGGACTTTCCTGTCGAGCTCTCGCCCCTGGCCAAGAAAAAGCGGGACAACTCCCGCCTGGTGGATCGCTTCGAGCTTTTCATCGGCCAGCGGGAGATGGCCAACGCCTACAGCGAGTTGAACGATCCCATCGACCAGATGTCGCGGTTCCGCGAGCAGGCCTCGCTCCTGGCCCGCGGCGACGAGGAGGCCCACTGGCTGGACGAGGACTACGTTCGCGCCCTCGAGTACGGCATGCCGCCCACGGCCGGCGAGGGCATCGGTATCGACCGGCTGGTGATGCTCTTCGCCAACCAGCCCTCCATCCGCGAGGTGGTCCTGTTCCCGCATCTGCGCCCCGAGGCCGGGCGACCCGCCGATGAGGACGAGGCGTGA
- a CDS encoding ABC transporter ATP-binding protein — protein MSDAGAALLVGEDLEKDYRTGPELVRVLRGASLQVARGEVVALVGASGVGKSTLLHLLGGLDRPSAGRVLFDGADVFAQGEVGLVRFRRHQVGFVFQFYNLLGDMTALENAMVPALLARRSWSEARQRAADALAEVGLTDRLRHRPGELSGGEQQRVAIARALVPEPRIILADEPTGNLDPKTSEVIFDLFLRLQAERGIAFLIATHNPELARRADRAYRLVEGRAREVRPGE, from the coding sequence ATGAGTGACGCGGGCGCGGCTCTGCTGGTGGGTGAAGACCTGGAGAAGGATTACCGCACCGGCCCCGAGCTGGTGCGGGTGCTGCGCGGCGCCAGCCTGCAGGTCGCTCGGGGCGAAGTGGTGGCGCTGGTCGGCGCGTCGGGCGTGGGCAAATCGACGCTCCTGCACCTGCTGGGCGGCTTGGATCGGCCGTCGGCTGGCCGTGTCCTCTTCGACGGAGCGGACGTCTTCGCTCAGGGCGAAGTCGGCTTGGTCCGCTTCCGACGCCACCAGGTGGGCTTCGTCTTTCAGTTCTACAACCTGCTCGGCGACATGACGGCCCTGGAGAACGCCATGGTGCCGGCTCTGCTGGCCCGCCGCTCCTGGAGCGAGGCCCGGCAACGAGCCGCCGATGCCCTGGCCGAGGTCGGGCTCACCGACCGCCTGCGCCACCGGCCGGGCGAGCTCAGTGGCGGTGAGCAGCAGCGTGTGGCCATCGCGCGCGCGCTCGTGCCGGAGCCGAGGATCATCCTGGCCGACGAGCCGACCGGCAACCTGGATCCCAAGACGAGCGAGGTCATCTTCGACCTGTTCCTCAGGCTACAGGCCGAGCGTGGAATCGCCTTCCTGATCGCCACGCACAACCCCGAGCTCGCGCGCCGAGCCGACCGGGCTTATCGTCTGGTGGAGGGGCGCGCCCGCGAGGTGCGCCCGGGGGAGTGA